The following proteins come from a genomic window of Acidimicrobiia bacterium:
- a CDS encoding FKBP-type peptidyl-prolyl cis-trans isomerase has product MSDLQKPVVEVNSSDNPPDQLVLEDLNVGDGAEAKPGQQVEVHYVGVAWSNGEQFDASWDRNDTFSFGLGQGQVIAGWDEGVAGMKVGGRRRITIPPHLGYGEYGAGGVIKGGETLVFVVDLLGVS; this is encoded by the coding sequence ATGTCTGATCTCCAAAAACCTGTTGTTGAAGTCAATTCGTCCGATAACCCGCCCGATCAATTGGTGTTGGAAGACCTCAATGTTGGCGACGGTGCCGAAGCCAAACCCGGTCAACAAGTAGAAGTTCACTATGTGGGTGTTGCCTGGAGCAACGGTGAACAATTCGACGCTTCGTGGGATCGCAACGATACCTTCAGTTTCGGGCTCGGCCAGGGTCAGGTTATTGCTGGCTGGGATGAGGGTGTTGCTGGAATGAAGGTTGGTGGCCGTCGACGCATCACCATTCCACCACATCTGGGCTATGGCGAATACGGTGCAGGCGGCGTGATCAAAGGTGGCGAGACCCTGGTTTTCGTGGTTGACCTACTGGGCGTCAGCTAA
- a CDS encoding AMP-binding protein, whose translation MTDQALLDAASEGMALAFWAERQPDLPAVISINGDRTFAELNANVNRLSRALRERGVEDGDSMAVMMANRPEFFEAVQTAQRIGMRYTTINWHLTGEEAGYILNDCEAKVFVADARFAGTAAEALTYAPNATMRISVGGEIEGFERLEEVIAGVEGSDIENPSPGVHMLYTSGTTGRPKGVSRERTPDVARDMALLFLEGTAQYKAGESVNLCTGPLYHAAPLYQNLNAPMICGVPVVMMDGWDAEETLRLIDEHKITHTHMVPTMFHRLLSLPEEVRNKYDVSSLEYVNHGAAPCPVSVKQRLIEWIGPVVYEYYAATEGGGTTVDSYEWLTKPGTVGKPPTDDHVVILDEAGNKVGVNETGTIYLKAPEVGRFEYYKDADKTARSYSYGSGGYFTLGDVGYIDDDGYLFLTDRDSNLIISGGVNVYPAEAEAELIAHPAVGDVAVIGIPDDEWGELVIAIVEPQPGVQPCDELAAELIAFVRERLAHYKCPRRVEFRDELPRHDNGKLYKRLLRDEYRQAASPQTS comes from the coding sequence ATGACCGACCAAGCGCTACTCGACGCCGCGTCCGAGGGCATGGCTCTTGCTTTCTGGGCCGAGCGACAGCCTGATTTGCCAGCCGTAATCTCCATCAACGGCGATCGTACCTTTGCTGAATTGAATGCCAATGTGAACCGGCTTTCGCGTGCCCTGCGCGAACGAGGGGTGGAAGATGGTGACTCGATGGCGGTCATGATGGCTAATCGCCCAGAATTTTTCGAAGCCGTTCAGACAGCGCAGCGAATCGGCATGCGTTATACCACAATTAATTGGCATCTTACTGGGGAAGAAGCTGGTTACATTCTGAATGATTGTGAGGCCAAAGTCTTTGTGGCTGATGCAAGATTTGCCGGTACGGCTGCCGAAGCGCTGACCTATGCCCCGAATGCCACCATGCGTATCTCCGTTGGGGGAGAAATCGAAGGTTTTGAGCGCTTAGAAGAGGTCATCGCGGGGGTGGAGGGTTCCGACATAGAGAACCCAAGCCCAGGTGTTCACATGCTATATACCTCGGGCACTACTGGGCGACCCAAGGGCGTTTCGAGAGAGCGAACCCCCGACGTGGCCCGAGACATGGCGTTGCTATTTTTGGAAGGCACTGCTCAATACAAAGCGGGTGAATCGGTGAATTTATGTACCGGGCCGCTTTATCATGCTGCGCCGCTGTACCAAAACCTTAATGCCCCGATGATTTGTGGTGTGCCCGTGGTGATGATGGATGGTTGGGATGCCGAAGAAACATTACGACTAATCGATGAGCATAAAATTACGCACACTCATATGGTACCCACCATGTTTCATCGGCTGTTGTCGCTGCCAGAGGAGGTACGTAATAAATATGATGTTTCTTCACTTGAATATGTGAATCATGGCGCGGCGCCATGCCCAGTTAGTGTGAAGCAGCGGTTAATCGAGTGGATCGGTCCGGTGGTATATGAATATTATGCGGCTACCGAAGGCGGTGGCACTACGGTTGACAGCTATGAATGGCTTACTAAGCCTGGCACTGTGGGCAAACCGCCCACCGATGATCACGTGGTTATTCTGGACGAGGCCGGAAACAAGGTTGGTGTCAACGAAACCGGCACTATATACCTCAAAGCACCCGAAGTAGGACGCTTTGAATATTATAAGGATGCTGATAAGACAGCTCGTAGTTATAGTTATGGCTCGGGCGGTTATTTCACCCTGGGTGATGTGGGGTATATAGACGACGATGGGTATCTATTCCTAACTGATCGCGATTCCAACCTAATTATTTCGGGTGGCGTGAATGTCTATCCCGCGGAAGCTGAAGCCGAGCTGATCGCCCATCCAGCCGTTGGCGATGTGGCGGTGATTGGTATTCCTGATGATGAGTGGGGTGAGCTGGTAATTGCCATTGTTGAACCGCAGCCCGGGGTACAGCCGTGTGATGAGTTAGCGGCCGAATTGATTGCTTTTGTACGTGAGCGTTTGGCTCATTACAAGTGCCCTAGACGGGTTGAGTTTCGTGATGAATTACCTCGACATGACAATGGCAAATTGTATAAGCGGCTATTGCGTGACGAGTATCGCCAGGCCGCTTCGCCGCAAACCTCGTAG
- a CDS encoding SprT family zinc-dependent metalloprotease, giving the protein MKSTTTRLTIQGLEIELVRKSIKNLHIRVYQPDGRVKVSSPRNLPNAEIHRAVVNRMAWIREQQNRFRAAPAPWVPQFVTGETHFVWGVERQLDLVERPGRALVELKDGWLCLGIPPGSDATKRQRVLEDWYRQQLKDVMPDVVAKWEQRLNAPVAEWRIRRMKTLWGSCSIRARRIWLSLELAKKHPHCLDYVVAHEIAHLLQRNHGPAFDAIMTSVLPEWRDRQRLLETPTPASPASLRPTLFNPHIRQESGSSYKWFVA; this is encoded by the coding sequence ATGAAAAGCACTACAACTCGGCTGACTATCCAAGGGCTTGAAATAGAGCTCGTTCGAAAAAGTATTAAGAATCTACACATTCGTGTCTACCAGCCTGATGGCCGGGTGAAGGTGTCCTCACCCCGAAATCTGCCCAATGCCGAAATTCATCGGGCTGTGGTTAACCGTATGGCATGGATCCGTGAGCAGCAGAACCGTTTCCGGGCGGCCCCGGCACCGTGGGTTCCCCAATTTGTCACTGGTGAAACGCATTTCGTTTGGGGTGTCGAACGTCAACTAGATCTGGTGGAACGACCTGGTCGAGCTCTGGTTGAACTAAAAGATGGGTGGCTGTGCCTTGGAATCCCCCCGGGTTCCGATGCCACTAAACGCCAAAGGGTGCTGGAAGACTGGTATCGCCAGCAACTTAAAGATGTTATGCCTGATGTAGTGGCTAAATGGGAGCAACGGCTGAATGCCCCGGTGGCCGAATGGCGTATTCGGCGTATGAAAACTCTGTGGGGGTCTTGCAGCATTCGAGCTCGTCGAATTTGGCTAAGTTTAGAACTCGCGAAAAAGCATCCGCACTGCTTGGACTATGTAGTGGCGCATGAGATTGCTCACCTGTTGCAACGTAACCACGGACCGGCGTTCGATGCCATCATGACGAGCGTCTTGCCAGAATGGCGCGATCGGCAGCGCTTGTTAGAAACGCCGACGCCCGCTTCTCCGGCATCGTTGCGGCCAACATTGTTTAATCCACACATTCGCCAAGAATCCGGTTCCAGCTATAAGTGGTTCGTTGCTTGA
- a CDS encoding SRPBCC family protein: MSFTPYTINPQLDLELIREVPVSPEAVFAAWTNPESVKEWFAPRPYSITTCEIDLRPGGGFRTAMASPDGEELFDNTGCYLEIVPNQRLVWTEALSTGFRPQPSSMPFTAILELQPTASGGCQYRALAIHQDPEGRKQHDDMGFISGWGTVLDQLVEHIQKS; this comes from the coding sequence GTGAGTTTCACTCCTTACACAATCAACCCGCAACTAGACCTCGAACTCATTCGGGAGGTACCCGTTTCGCCCGAAGCCGTTTTCGCGGCGTGGACCAATCCCGAGTCAGTCAAAGAATGGTTTGCGCCTCGGCCATATTCCATAACGACTTGTGAGATTGACCTGCGACCGGGTGGTGGCTTTCGCACCGCCATGGCTTCGCCTGATGGTGAAGAGCTATTCGACAATACTGGCTGCTACCTAGAGATTGTGCCCAACCAACGCTTGGTATGGACGGAGGCCCTTAGCACCGGATTTCGTCCACAGCCTAGCTCGATGCCATTTACCGCCATTCTCGAATTGCAACCGACCGCCTCTGGCGGTTGCCAATATCGCGCATTGGCAATTCATCAAGACCCCGAAGGACGTAAACAGCACGACGATATGGGCTTCATAAGTGGTTGGGGCACAGTACTTGACCAGCTGGTTGAACACATCCAGAAGTCGTAA
- a CDS encoding ABC transporter substrate-binding protein, translating to MRTKNRKIIMLFGVIMITGMLAAACGSNADTNGGAQAPGPGGGGGDEAPVDEGEPISGGFLKAHMVSDADTLDPHASGSFNVHDRVGAASNRLLKPDMDPKYEYGEAPLVGDLAERWEISDDQLTYTFYLRDDVFWHDIAPVNGRQFVADDVLATFERVREMGHQSYMLENVDSIEAPDDFTVVFNLSEPFAPLLNYLGNHFMWIMPREGVEGEYDVAKMVIGTGPFIMTKWEQNVTTEYVANPNYFEEGIPRIDGFSLPVIAETGARVAAFRAGELDLISSIDPREKDSILSSIPGSRLYSYLSFSPTNLYINTAVKPFDDIRVRKAMSMAIDREAGAEALFRNWSYTGPVNTHLTKFALPQEELAELLPYDPERAKELLAEAGYPDGFSTKLIVTNGYGPVVVSGAEWLVADLAEIGIKVELELLDYATYWSNRWSLQNYEIGYGPITPFMEPDEWLRSQLGTGSPRNWFGISSPELDEMLDEQISIMDEDERIEKVQDIQRYVIENIMDPIPTWLAVTELVLGPDVRGYHYQPQYGLNPYKYLWLDRS from the coding sequence ATGCGAACTAAAAATCGCAAAATTATAATGCTGTTCGGTGTCATAATGATCACCGGTATGTTGGCAGCCGCATGTGGCTCTAATGCCGACACCAACGGCGGTGCTCAAGCACCTGGGCCTGGGGGAGGCGGTGGTGATGAAGCGCCAGTGGATGAAGGCGAGCCGATATCAGGTGGGTTTTTAAAAGCCCACATGGTTTCTGATGCTGACACTCTTGATCCGCATGCTTCGGGTTCGTTCAACGTGCACGACCGGGTCGGGGCGGCATCGAATCGCCTGCTTAAGCCCGATATGGACCCGAAATATGAGTATGGGGAAGCTCCGCTCGTGGGCGATTTAGCAGAACGTTGGGAAATCTCGGACGACCAGCTTACTTATACGTTTTACCTGCGTGACGATGTCTTTTGGCATGATATTGCGCCGGTGAACGGCCGCCAATTTGTAGCTGACGATGTGCTGGCCACCTTCGAGCGAGTACGCGAGATGGGGCATCAATCGTACATGTTAGAAAACGTGGATTCTATCGAGGCGCCCGATGATTTTACGGTGGTGTTCAACCTTTCTGAACCGTTCGCACCATTACTCAACTATTTGGGTAATCACTTCATGTGGATAATGCCCCGTGAAGGTGTTGAGGGTGAATATGATGTGGCCAAAATGGTTATTGGCACAGGGCCATTCATAATGACCAAATGGGAACAAAACGTAACGACTGAGTATGTGGCAAACCCAAACTACTTTGAAGAAGGGATACCTCGCATTGATGGATTTTCTCTGCCTGTCATCGCAGAGACAGGCGCTAGGGTCGCCGCTTTTAGGGCTGGCGAGCTTGACTTAATCAGCTCTATTGACCCACGCGAGAAAGACTCGATCTTGAGTAGTATTCCAGGCTCAAGGCTGTATAGCTATTTAAGTTTCTCACCGACGAATCTTTACATAAATACTGCTGTTAAGCCATTTGATGATATTCGAGTACGCAAAGCGATGAGCATGGCGATTGATCGTGAAGCTGGTGCGGAAGCGCTGTTTAGAAACTGGAGTTACACCGGTCCGGTTAATACTCACTTAACCAAGTTTGCACTTCCACAAGAAGAACTAGCCGAGCTATTGCCCTACGACCCAGAGCGCGCCAAAGAGCTGTTGGCCGAGGCCGGATATCCAGACGGATTTTCCACCAAACTAATTGTGACGAATGGTTACGGTCCGGTCGTTGTTAGCGGGGCGGAATGGCTGGTTGCTGACCTTGCGGAGATTGGTATCAAGGTTGAACTCGAGCTACTCGACTATGCCACCTACTGGAGTAATCGCTGGAGCCTTCAGAATTACGAGATTGGTTACGGTCCGATCACGCCGTTTATGGAGCCTGACGAATGGCTGCGTAGCCAATTAGGAACTGGTAGCCCACGAAATTGGTTTGGGATTTCGTCGCCGGAGCTTGACGAGATGCTCGATGAGCAAATTTCGATCATGGACGAAGACGAACGCATCGAGAAAGTCCAAGACATTCAACGTTATGTTATTGAGAACATCATGGACCCCATTCCAACCTGGTTGGCGGTAACCGAACTTGTGCTCGGTCCAGACGTGCGTGGTTACCACTACCAGCCCCAATACGGGCTCAACCCGTACAAGTATCTGTGGTTGGACCGCTCGTAA
- a CDS encoding acyltransferase: MAVVWPLDRQITRRTSKSALRVAALGSALVVIWLMTKVEVFDPALYRHGVLLLVAALSAVMLVGFSTLPRVDPLTSWLGRRSYGIYLWSWPIQLFVSDKWPYASQTVVASIVVAISLIAAEISWHLVEYPVQRGVRWARYSTNRRRVGAVMALASLVAISAVFTTSTARFGLPQVPDDLHLVTAALAEGGTTLDSNGHGLPTEMSDDSVSADQVVLLYGDSVALTMYEYFPWGDPPDNIVSVIGRADIGCGLLAPLKYEFPYVGIYASVTREHCVNNDAWFAGGLALHPNVVVLMPGAWEWSEARSPSGEMIESQSPQMAALLAARIGELAGRADAAGARTVVLPWACPGHRDDLPQRREASYIRWINDVLEGAVADVDHLPIEMAKLPPGVCQGDDPAGRPTSAKNDAFRNEIHVRDAAGGRWAWHHWIGPSIAATGAL, translated from the coding sequence TTGGCGGTTGTTTGGCCATTGGATCGACAAATCACTAGGCGGACATCTAAATCAGCACTCCGAGTCGCGGCGCTTGGCTCGGCTCTGGTGGTGATTTGGCTCATGACCAAGGTTGAGGTTTTCGACCCAGCTCTTTATCGCCACGGGGTGCTGCTGCTCGTGGCCGCGTTGAGCGCGGTCATGCTGGTGGGTTTTTCAACCTTGCCCCGGGTTGATCCGTTGACCAGCTGGCTAGGTCGCCGCTCTTATGGCATCTACTTGTGGTCTTGGCCGATTCAACTTTTTGTCAGTGACAAGTGGCCCTATGCCAGCCAGACCGTGGTGGCCTCAATAGTTGTCGCCATATCGTTGATCGCTGCTGAAATTTCCTGGCATCTAGTTGAATACCCTGTGCAGCGTGGTGTGCGGTGGGCACGGTATTCCACCAACCGACGCCGGGTTGGCGCAGTTATGGCGCTCGCCAGCTTGGTGGCAATCTCGGCGGTGTTTACAACTTCGACGGCCCGATTCGGTTTGCCCCAGGTTCCCGATGACCTGCACCTGGTGACAGCGGCCCTTGCCGAGGGTGGTACCACGTTAGATTCCAATGGTCACGGCCTACCCACAGAAATGTCTGATGATTCCGTCAGTGCTGACCAGGTGGTATTGCTGTACGGCGACAGCGTGGCTCTCACTATGTATGAGTACTTCCCTTGGGGCGACCCGCCTGACAATATTGTCTCGGTGATTGGCCGTGCCGACATTGGCTGTGGGCTCCTAGCGCCCCTCAAATACGAATTTCCCTATGTCGGTATTTATGCTTCGGTAACTCGTGAACACTGTGTTAACAACGATGCGTGGTTTGCAGGTGGATTAGCGCTTCATCCTAATGTTGTTGTCTTGATGCCGGGGGCCTGGGAATGGTCGGAAGCGCGTTCACCAAGCGGCGAAATGATTGAATCTCAATCTCCACAAATGGCAGCCTTGCTGGCCGCACGAATTGGGGAACTGGCTGGACGTGCCGATGCCGCCGGTGCGCGCACCGTGGTGCTGCCGTGGGCATGCCCCGGACATCGTGATGATCTGCCACAGCGGCGTGAAGCTTCTTATATCAGATGGATAAACGATGTCTTAGAAGGTGCAGTGGCCGACGTCGACCATCTGCCAATTGAAATGGCCAAACTTCCGCCGGGCGTGTGCCAGGGCGATGACCCGGCTGGCCGCCCAACCAGTGCCAAGAATGATGCGTTCAGGAACGAAATCCATGTGCGTGACGCTGCGGGTGGCAGGTGGGCTTGGCACCACTGGATTGGGCCCTCCATTGCCGCGACTGGTGCTCTCTAG
- a CDS encoding metalloregulator ArsR/SmtB family transcription factor, translated as MPKCLVEIDKIFKALADPTRRQVIERLVSGVATTSELAEPFDMALPSFLQHLAILKSAGLVTSTKVGRTRTYALSTKGLAAAQGWLADQRRIWEQRLDQLDQYAINQTENS; from the coding sequence ATGCCTAAGTGTCTGGTGGAGATCGACAAGATCTTCAAAGCTCTTGCCGACCCAACTCGGCGACAAGTGATTGAACGTCTGGTTTCAGGTGTAGCTACCACCTCGGAACTGGCCGAACCGTTCGATATGGCATTGCCGTCGTTTCTTCAACATCTCGCGATCTTGAAATCAGCAGGTCTAGTGACATCGACAAAAGTAGGTCGCACTCGCACTTACGCCCTCTCCACCAAAGGGCTCGCCGCCGCACAAGGATGGCTTGCAGACCAACGTCGAATATGGGAACAACGGCTTGACCAGCTTGACCAGTACGCAATCAACCAAACGGAGAATTCGTGA
- a CDS encoding sulfite exporter TauE/SafE family protein — protein MSLTVAIFIGVAALATSAMTAIVGFGGGMVLIAVLLAFVDPQVAIPVHAAIQLMSNGTRSIIRWHEVEWWIVVRFSALLLPSGALAMLLATSIPTPVLRLAIAVTVLAATWVPERLGQEIRKPGTGTWIATGAVIGGLNIIVGATGPLQAPLFRSATSTRMAFVGTFAMCQTLGHLTKIVLFGATGFGLQENLAAIAFGAVGVLIGTRLGSSVLDRMPEAGFQYLYLVSITAVAVYLLIDAAFRF, from the coding sequence GTGAGTCTTACTGTTGCGATTTTCATCGGTGTGGCGGCACTCGCCACCTCGGCTATGACTGCCATAGTTGGCTTCGGCGGTGGCATGGTGCTTATTGCCGTGTTGCTGGCATTCGTTGACCCTCAGGTCGCCATCCCAGTCCATGCCGCCATCCAGCTAATGTCGAATGGTACGCGCTCAATCATCAGATGGCACGAGGTGGAGTGGTGGATAGTTGTGCGCTTTAGCGCGCTTCTTCTTCCTTCTGGGGCGTTAGCCATGTTGCTAGCCACTAGCATCCCAACGCCGGTACTCCGGCTAGCAATCGCCGTAACCGTGCTGGCCGCCACCTGGGTGCCTGAACGCCTGGGGCAAGAGATTCGTAAACCCGGCACTGGCACATGGATTGCGACTGGTGCAGTCATAGGCGGCCTGAACATAATTGTCGGCGCTACAGGACCACTCCAAGCTCCGCTTTTTCGTTCAGCCACCAGCACCCGCATGGCCTTCGTCGGCACATTTGCCATGTGTCAAACCCTGGGACACCTCACGAAAATTGTTCTGTTCGGTGCCACTGGATTTGGACTTCAGGAAAATCTAGCTGCGATAGCGTTTGGTGCCGTCGGGGTTCTCATTGGAACACGGCTGGGTAGCAGCGTGCTGGATCGAATGCCTGAAGCTGGTTTCCAATATTTGTACTTAGTGTCAATTACTGCGGTAGCGGTGTACCTTCTCATTGACGCCGCGTTCCGCTTCTGA
- a CDS encoding AMP-binding protein, with protein MNEEAQMTDQALLDAIGQGMTVAYWAARQPDVAAIISESGNRSFAELNANINRLVRALRDRGVDAGDSMAIMMANRPEFAESNQAALRSGLRYTTINWHLSGEEAGYILNDCEAKVFVADVRFADAAQEALQHAPNATVCISVGGEIEGFETFESVIEGQDGSDVTDPEIASQMLYTSGTTGRPKGVSRARSSDVALQQAIRILEGPTNYVPGESVHLVTGPLYHAAPLGISLNSSLIAGAGVVLMDGWDTEGALALIEKHQVTHSHMVPTMFHRMLSLPEETRQRYNLSSLRYVNHGAAPCPVSVKQRLIEWLGPIVHEYYAATEGSGTTVDSHEWLTKPGTVGKPPTDDHVVILDENGEAVGANETGTIYLKTPEVGRFEYYKDADKTARSYSYGSGAYFTLGDIGYMDEDGYLFLTDRDANLIISGGVNIYPAEAEAELIAHPAVGDVAVIGIPDDEWGELVIAIVEPQPGVQPSDELAAELIAFVRERLAHYKCPRRVEFRDELPRHDNGKLYKRLLRDEYRQAARKAVSEGLAQ; from the coding sequence ATGAATGAAGAGGCACAAATGACTGATCAAGCGCTACTCGATGCCATCGGGCAGGGAATGACTGTGGCTTATTGGGCCGCTCGCCAGCCCGACGTGGCCGCCATTATTTCTGAGAGTGGAAACCGTAGCTTTGCTGAGTTGAACGCAAACATTAATCGTCTGGTGAGGGCCTTGCGCGACCGTGGCGTCGACGCAGGAGATTCGATGGCGATAATGATGGCCAATCGACCTGAATTTGCCGAATCGAATCAAGCCGCACTGCGAAGCGGACTTCGATACACAACAATTAATTGGCATCTAAGTGGGGAAGAGGCCGGCTATATTTTGAACGATTGTGAGGCCAAGGTTTTCGTAGCCGACGTTAGATTCGCCGATGCCGCCCAGGAAGCCTTGCAGCACGCGCCTAACGCAACGGTATGTATTTCAGTTGGGGGCGAGATTGAAGGATTTGAAACCTTTGAGTCGGTAATCGAAGGCCAGGATGGCAGTGACGTCACCGATCCTGAAATCGCTAGTCAAATGCTCTATACCTCGGGCACCACTGGGCGGCCAAAGGGAGTGTCACGAGCACGGTCATCCGATGTGGCGCTGCAGCAGGCCATAAGAATTTTGGAGGGACCGACCAACTATGTGCCTGGTGAGTCAGTTCACCTGGTGACTGGTCCCCTCTATCACGCCGCCCCATTGGGAATTTCATTAAATTCCTCGTTAATTGCTGGTGCTGGCGTGGTGCTGATGGACGGCTGGGACACTGAGGGAGCGCTGGCTTTGATTGAAAAACACCAGGTCACGCACAGTCACATGGTGCCAACCATGTTTCATCGCATGTTGTCGTTACCTGAAGAGACACGCCAGAGATACAACCTGTCGTCACTAAGGTATGTGAACCATGGAGCTGCGCCATGCCCGGTGAGCGTGAAGCAACGCTTGATCGAGTGGTTAGGCCCAATTGTGCATGAATATTATGCCGCTACTGAGGGCTCGGGCACCACGGTAGATAGTCATGAGTGGCTAACAAAACCCGGTACTGTGGGCAAGCCCCCGACCGATGATCATGTGGTAATTCTCGATGAGAACGGTGAGGCCGTGGGCGCTAATGAAACCGGCACTATATACCTCAAAACACCGGAAGTGGGCCGTTTTGAGTATTACAAAGATGCTGATAAGACTGCTCGCAGCTATAGCTATGGTTCAGGGGCGTATTTCACCTTGGGTGACATTGGTTATATGGATGAGGATGGCTATCTCTTCCTCACCGACCGTGATGCCAATCTCATCATTTCGGGTGGTGTAAATATCTATCCAGCCGAGGCTGAGGCCGAGTTGATTGCCCATCCGGCGGTTGGCGATGTGGCGGTGATTGGTATTCCAGATGATGAGTGGGGTGAGCTGGTAATTGCCATTGTTGAGCCGCAGCCCGGGGTGCAGCCGTCTGACGAGCTAGCGGCCGAACTGATTGCTTTTGTACGTGAGCGTTTGGCTCACTACAAGTGCCCCAGGCGGGTTGAGTTTCGCGACGAACTCCCACGTCACGACAACGGGAAATTGTACAAGCGACTACTGCGGGATGAATATCGCCAGGCCGCTCGCAAGGCCGTTTCTGAAGGGTTGGCTCAATGA
- a CDS encoding AAA family ATPase yields MKPQRVHITGASGTGTTTLGRALASEWSIPHADVDDYFWEPTEPPYTTKRDPHTRLELMDAVFVGRKAWVLSGSLLGWGEALIPNLDAVIFLTLEPTERLGRLKERERQRYGDRIDAGGDLEAATSEFLSWAAGYDDPNFLGRSLVFHEDWLSKLPCPILRLDSGRSISDSVAAILKWEPAEQHHL; encoded by the coding sequence ATGAAACCGCAGCGAGTACACATCACGGGGGCAAGCGGCACCGGCACCACCACGTTAGGGCGTGCCTTGGCCAGCGAATGGTCGATTCCTCACGCCGATGTGGACGATTATTTTTGGGAACCTACCGAACCGCCATACACCACTAAGCGTGACCCGCACACTCGACTAGAGCTCATGGATGCCGTATTCGTCGGCCGCAAAGCATGGGTGCTTTCGGGCTCGCTGCTGGGTTGGGGAGAGGCCTTAATACCAAACCTTGATGCGGTAATTTTCTTAACCTTAGAACCCACTGAGCGCCTTGGCCGGCTTAAAGAACGCGAACGCCAACGTTATGGCGACCGTATCGATGCTGGTGGTGACCTAGAGGCTGCGACGTCCGAGTTTCTTAGCTGGGCCGCAGGTTATGACGACCCAAACTTTCTCGGTCGAAGCTTGGTGTTCCATGAAGACTGGCTATCGAAGTTGCCGTGTCCAATTCTTCGCTTAGACAGTGGCCGCTCAATTTCTGATTCTGTGGCAGCGATTCTTAAGTGGGAACCAGCCGAGCAACATCATCTGTGA
- a CDS encoding GNAT family N-acetyltransferase, whose amino-acid sequence MARMKVEVTQASVDEKPIVRRLLELNSHDFSEIDGRELGLHGEFGYPYLDHYWLEGENRFPYIVRVDGYIGGLALVRAGTPHRFGEFFIVRKHRRNGVGTIAAQEIFRLFPGEWLLEEIPGNDDAVAFWRRIIPTDFTETVNSEGTAQRFVSKP is encoded by the coding sequence ATGGCACGAATGAAGGTTGAGGTGACGCAGGCGTCCGTGGACGAGAAGCCCATTGTGCGGCGTCTGTTAGAGCTGAATTCACATGATTTCTCAGAAATTGACGGTCGCGAGCTGGGCTTGCACGGGGAATTTGGCTACCCATATCTAGATCATTATTGGCTCGAAGGTGAGAACCGTTTTCCTTATATAGTCCGGGTTGACGGTTACATCGGCGGGTTGGCATTGGTGCGAGCTGGCACTCCGCACCGTTTCGGCGAGTTCTTCATCGTGCGGAAACATCGCCGCAACGGCGTAGGTACCATCGCGGCCCAAGAGATCTTCCGGCTCTTCCCAGGCGAGTGGTTACTTGAAGAAATCCCAGGCAATGATGATGCTGTTGCATTCTGGCGGCGGATAATCCCCACAGATTTCACCGAGACAGTGAACAGCGAGGGAACAGCTCAACGGTTTGTTTCCAAGCCGTAA